Proteins encoded by one window of Ulvibacter sp. MAR_2010_11:
- a CDS encoding 3-deoxy-D-manno-octulosonic acid transferase, which produces MRILYNFLTHITYFHLRIAQHFSKKLKLFVQGRKGVFEILKNSIQPNDKTIWFHCASLGEFEQGVPIIQAVKKEFPEHKIVVTFFSPSGYEIKKNTPLAHVVVYLPMDTKANSRKFVKMVHPSLALFVKYEFWPNYLLELKANNIPTLLISGVFRKDQLFFKAHGGFMRKALHTFNHIFVQNATSEALLQDLNITNVTVSGDTRFDRVSHQIEQDNTLAFVADFKQDSICIVCGSTWPEDEVVLLEYINNAPEMVKFIIAPHKIEPLKIEAFRKKIDKKSVLYSEKEGQNLSSNSVLLIDTIGLLTKIYSYADIAYVGGAMGNTGLHNILEPATFGVPIVIGKHYENFPEAERLQQLAGLFSIENASECTAILIKLVEDSAFRSKTGMICEHFVNKNTGATRKTMEYIQKLHTGGLI; this is translated from the coding sequence ATGCGAATTTTATACAATTTTTTAACCCATATAACATACTTCCATCTACGGATTGCGCAACATTTCAGCAAAAAACTGAAACTTTTTGTACAGGGCAGAAAAGGCGTATTTGAAATACTTAAAAATTCGATTCAACCCAATGATAAAACAATCTGGTTTCATTGCGCCTCTTTGGGGGAATTTGAACAAGGTGTTCCCATTATTCAGGCAGTGAAGAAAGAATTTCCAGAGCATAAAATTGTAGTTACTTTTTTTTCCCCTTCAGGATATGAGATTAAGAAAAACACGCCACTGGCCCATGTGGTTGTGTATTTACCGATGGATACTAAGGCTAATTCCAGGAAGTTTGTGAAAATGGTGCACCCTTCACTGGCTCTGTTTGTAAAATATGAGTTCTGGCCCAATTATTTATTAGAATTGAAGGCTAACAACATCCCTACATTGCTTATTTCGGGTGTATTCCGAAAAGATCAACTCTTTTTTAAAGCGCATGGAGGTTTTATGCGAAAGGCACTACATACATTCAATCATATATTTGTACAGAATGCTACTTCTGAAGCTTTGCTACAAGACTTAAACATCACCAATGTCACGGTGAGTGGCGATACCAGGTTCGACCGAGTTTCTCATCAAATTGAACAGGACAATACGCTGGCTTTTGTGGCCGACTTTAAACAAGACTCAATTTGCATCGTATGCGGAAGTACCTGGCCCGAAGATGAAGTTGTCTTGTTGGAATACATAAACAATGCTCCGGAAATGGTAAAGTTTATAATTGCTCCCCACAAAATCGAGCCTTTGAAAATAGAAGCATTCAGGAAAAAAATTGACAAAAAAAGCGTTTTGTATTCAGAAAAGGAGGGTCAAAACCTATCGTCCAATAGCGTTTTGCTAATCGACACGATAGGCCTTCTTACCAAAATTTACAGTTATGCAGACATTGCTTATGTTGGCGGTGCGATGGGGAATACCGGCTTACACAATATTTTGGAACCGGCCACCTTTGGGGTTCCGATTGTAATTGGAAAACATTACGAAAATTTTCCTGAGGCTGAAAGACTACAACAACTTGCAGGATTGTTCTCCATTGAAAATGCTTCAGAATGTACTGCTATACTCATTAAACTTGTGGAAGATTCGGCGTTCCGAAGTAAAACCGGGATGATATGTGAGCATTTTGTAAATAAAAATACCGGTGCTACCCGTAAAACCATGGAATATATTCAGAAACTACATACAGGCGGACTTATTTAG
- a CDS encoding DegT/DnrJ/EryC1/StrS aminotransferase family protein, producing MKKIQMVDLKGQYEHIKDRVNSSVIEVIESTAFINGPEVHSFQKELEEYLGVKHVIPCANGTDALQIAMMGLGLKPGDEVITADFTFAATVEVIALLGLTPVLVDVDPVNFNIDIEAIKRAITPKTRAIVPVHLFGLVANMDAIMEIAAEHHLYVIEDNAQAIGATYTSKNGTKQKAGAIGHVASTSFFPSKNLGCYGDGGAIFTNDDDLAHIIRGIVNHGMYIRYHHDVVGVNSRLDSIQAAVLRAKLPHLDTYNAARRKAAKKYSEAFAGVENIISPSCFCSTEDFGCASCDCHVFHQYTLRILNTDRDALVKHLNENEIPCGVYYPIPLHLQKAYLDERYKEENFKVTNQLVKEVVSLPMHTELDDEQIDFITSTVINFVTK from the coding sequence ATGAAAAAAATTCAGATGGTTGACCTAAAAGGTCAGTATGAACACATTAAAGACAGAGTGAATTCTTCGGTAATCGAAGTAATCGAATCTACTGCCTTTATCAATGGCCCCGAAGTACATTCGTTTCAAAAAGAATTAGAGGAATATCTGGGTGTAAAACACGTGATTCCTTGCGCCAACGGCACCGATGCTTTGCAAATTGCCATGATGGGCTTAGGCCTAAAACCCGGAGATGAGGTAATAACGGCCGATTTCACCTTTGCGGCAACTGTTGAGGTAATCGCCTTGTTAGGACTTACCCCGGTCCTGGTAGATGTAGATCCGGTTAATTTTAATATCGATATTGAAGCAATAAAAAGAGCAATTACCCCAAAAACCAGAGCGATAGTCCCTGTACACTTGTTTGGTCTTGTGGCTAATATGGATGCTATTATGGAAATTGCCGCGGAGCATCACTTGTATGTAATCGAAGACAATGCGCAGGCCATAGGTGCTACCTATACAAGTAAAAACGGAACAAAACAGAAAGCAGGAGCGATAGGTCATGTGGCTTCCACTTCTTTTTTCCCTTCAAAAAACCTGGGTTGTTATGGTGATGGCGGTGCTATTTTTACCAATGATGATGATTTGGCGCATATTATTCGAGGAATTGTAAATCACGGAATGTACATTCGATATCATCACGATGTTGTGGGAGTGAATTCCAGACTGGATTCCATTCAGGCGGCTGTGTTAAGAGCAAAGTTACCGCATTTAGACACTTATAATGCAGCTCGTAGAAAAGCAGCAAAGAAGTATAGCGAAGCATTTGCAGGCGTTGAAAACATCATCTCACCTTCTTGCTTTTGTAGCACAGAAGATTTTGGCTGTGCGTCATGTGATTGCCATGTTTTTCATCAATATACCCTTCGTATTTTAAACACAGATCGGGATGCTTTGGTGAAGCATTTAAACGAAAACGAGATTCCATGCGGAGTCTATTATCCAATACCATTGCATCTGCAAAAGGCCTATTTGGATGAACGCTATAAAGAAGAGAATTTTAAGGTAACCAATCAATTGGTTAAAGAGGTTGTTTCATTGCCCATGCACACCGAACTGGATGATGAACAAATAGATTTTATTACAAGTACTGTTATAAATTTTGTTACCAAATAA
- the galE gene encoding UDP-glucose 4-epimerase GalE, whose protein sequence is MKKILVTGGLGYIGSHTAVELLQKEFEVIIIDNLSNSTINVLEGITNITKKPPTFERLDLREKAQVEDFFLRNKDISGIIHFAASKAVGESVENPLLYYENNVNTLIYLLQECKAHSIPNFIFSSSCTVYGEPDSLPITENAPIKAAMSPYGNTKQISEEIIADLCAVHPEMNAIALRYFNPIGAHHSAEIGELPLGVPQNLVPFITQTAAGIRKELSVFGNDYPTPDGSCVRDYIHVVDLAKAHVIALQRLLSGKNESNLEIFNVGTGRGSSVMEVVHAFEKVTKQKLNYKFVGRRPGDVVSVYADTQKANDVLGWKAEKSMEDALSSSWKWEKKIRNIES, encoded by the coding sequence ATGAAAAAAATACTGGTTACAGGAGGATTAGGATATATAGGATCGCATACCGCGGTCGAATTACTTCAGAAGGAATTTGAAGTAATTATAATAGATAATCTTTCAAATTCTACAATTAATGTCCTGGAAGGAATCACCAATATCACAAAAAAACCTCCCACTTTCGAAAGGTTAGACTTAAGAGAAAAGGCACAAGTTGAAGATTTTTTCCTTCGGAATAAGGACATTTCGGGAATTATACATTTTGCGGCAAGCAAGGCTGTTGGTGAAAGTGTTGAAAACCCGTTGTTGTACTACGAAAATAATGTAAATACCCTTATTTATCTCCTTCAGGAGTGCAAGGCGCATAGCATTCCTAATTTTATCTTTAGCTCCTCATGTACGGTATATGGAGAGCCAGATTCGCTTCCAATAACAGAAAATGCCCCGATAAAAGCAGCAATGTCTCCTTATGGAAATACAAAACAAATCAGTGAAGAAATTATAGCCGATTTGTGTGCTGTGCATCCCGAAATGAATGCTATCGCCCTTCGATATTTCAATCCGATAGGCGCACATCATTCCGCCGAAATAGGAGAACTTCCGCTTGGAGTACCACAGAATTTAGTGCCTTTTATTACACAGACTGCGGCCGGAATTCGCAAAGAACTATCGGTTTTCGGCAACGATTATCCCACCCCCGATGGCAGCTGTGTTCGCGATTATATTCATGTGGTGGATCTGGCAAAAGCACACGTGATCGCCTTGCAACGCCTACTTTCCGGCAAAAATGAATCCAATTTGGAAATTTTCAATGTAGGAACCGGCAGAGGAAGCTCGGTGATGGAAGTAGTTCATGCTTTTGAAAAAGTGACAAAACAAAAATTGAATTATAAATTTGTGGGCAGACGTCCCGGTGATGTGGTTTCGGTATATGCAGATACTCAAAAAGCGAATGACGTTTTAGGCTGGAAAGCCGAAAAATCGATGGAAGATGCTTTGTCCTCGTCCTGGAAGTGGGAAAAAAAAATAAGAAACATAGAATCATGA
- a CDS encoding amidohydrolase family protein — MKKLLIILGLLVCFGSNAQETLLHCGKIVDTKNGKILTNKTIVVSGKKIIRLEDGFTTPKEGDKVIDLKTKTVLPGLIDMHVHIEGETSPTRYLETFTLNEADVAYNAAEIANRTLLAGFTTVRDMGGSGVNVALRNAIAKGKIPGPRVFAAEKAIGTTGGHADPTNGYRANLMGDPGPKEGVINSMDDARKAVRQRYKNGADWIKITATGGVLSVSKNGQNPQFTQEEVNEIVKTAKEYGMSVAAHAHGIEGMKRAIKAGVLTIEHGSLMDRETALLMKQYGTYLVPTMSAGRYVAAKAKVPGYYPDIIIPKILEIDAKLRETFAMVNKEGVNIAFGTDAGVFPHGENAKEFGYMVESGMTPMFTLQSATLTNAKLLDMENELGQLAVGFLADIVAVDADPTQDIKTMENVVFVMKEGVIYKN; from the coding sequence ATGAAAAAACTACTTATTATTTTAGGTCTGTTAGTATGCTTCGGAAGCAATGCACAAGAGACTTTATTGCATTGCGGAAAGATAGTCGATACAAAAAACGGCAAAATACTTACGAATAAGACCATTGTGGTTTCAGGCAAAAAGATAATCCGACTTGAAGACGGATTCACTACACCGAAAGAGGGTGACAAAGTAATAGATTTAAAAACCAAAACAGTTTTACCGGGACTCATCGATATGCACGTTCACATTGAAGGAGAAACAAGCCCCACCAGATACCTGGAAACCTTTACACTAAATGAAGCCGATGTGGCTTACAATGCGGCCGAAATCGCAAACAGAACATTGTTGGCAGGTTTTACAACCGTTCGTGATATGGGTGGTAGTGGCGTAAATGTGGCTCTTCGCAATGCGATTGCGAAAGGGAAAATCCCCGGACCTCGTGTTTTTGCCGCCGAAAAAGCAATAGGAACCACCGGGGGGCACGCCGACCCTACCAATGGATATCGTGCTAATTTAATGGGAGATCCCGGACCTAAGGAGGGCGTAATTAATAGTATGGATGATGCCCGTAAGGCAGTAAGACAACGCTATAAAAATGGCGCCGATTGGATTAAAATAACTGCTACAGGAGGTGTATTAAGTGTAAGTAAGAATGGACAAAACCCTCAGTTTACACAGGAAGAGGTTAATGAAATTGTAAAAACTGCAAAAGAATACGGGATGAGTGTTGCAGCCCACGCACATGGAATTGAAGGCATGAAACGCGCCATCAAGGCCGGAGTCTTGACCATAGAACACGGTTCGTTGATGGACAGGGAAACAGCTTTACTAATGAAACAATACGGAACGTATTTGGTGCCTACCATGTCTGCCGGAAGGTATGTGGCCGCAAAGGCAAAAGTACCCGGCTATTACCCCGATATTATCATTCCGAAGATATTGGAAATCGACGCCAAGCTGCGGGAAACCTTTGCTATGGTCAATAAAGAAGGGGTGAATATCGCTTTTGGGACAGATGCCGGAGTATTTCCTCACGGGGAGAATGCCAAGGAATTTGGGTATATGGTCGAATCGGGGATGACACCTATGTTTACCTTACAATCTGCAACCCTTACCAATGCAAAATTATTGGACATGGAAAATGAACTCGGACAGCTTGCTGTTGGATTTCTAGCCGATATTGTTGCGGTGGATGCAGATCCCACCCAGGATATCAAAACCATGGAAAATGTTGTCTTTGTAATGAAAGAAGGCGTCATTTATAAGAATTAA
- the fabD gene encoding ACP S-malonyltransferase has translation MKAYIFPGQGAQFTGMGLDLYEASSKAKDLFTQANEILGFDITKIMFEGTTDQLKETKVTQPAIFLHSTILAEVMGDTFQPDMVAGHSLGEISALVANRTLAFSDGLQLVYKRALAMQKACELTPSTMAAVLGLDDHIVEAICANIPGIVVAANYNCPGQLVISGDIDAVNAACEALKEAGARRALLLPVGGAFHSPLMEPAREELAAAIEATQFTAPACPIYQNVSTFAVTDPKEIQKNLVFQLTAPVKWTQSVQNMIKDGGTRFIEVGPGNVLQGLVKKINPEVETEKASF, from the coding sequence ATGAAAGCATATATATTTCCCGGACAAGGCGCTCAATTTACAGGAATGGGTCTTGATCTTTATGAAGCATCCTCCAAGGCGAAGGATCTATTTACTCAGGCAAATGAAATACTTGGTTTTGATATTACCAAAATTATGTTCGAAGGAACTACGGACCAGCTAAAAGAAACCAAGGTAACCCAGCCTGCCATTTTTTTACACTCGACCATATTAGCCGAGGTGATGGGAGATACATTTCAGCCCGATATGGTGGCAGGGCACTCGTTGGGTGAAATTTCTGCTTTGGTGGCAAACCGTACCCTTGCTTTTAGCGACGGCTTGCAGCTGGTTTACAAGCGTGCTTTGGCAATGCAAAAGGCATGTGAGTTAACTCCGTCTACCATGGCAGCAGTCTTAGGATTGGACGATCATATTGTTGAGGCAATTTGTGCAAATATTCCGGGAATTGTAGTAGCGGCAAATTATAATTGTCCAGGACAATTGGTAATAAGTGGTGACATCGATGCCGTTAATGCGGCATGTGAAGCCTTAAAAGAAGCAGGGGCTCGCAGAGCCTTATTACTTCCGGTTGGAGGTGCGTTTCACAGTCCGTTAATGGAGCCTGCGCGCGAGGAATTGGCAGCAGCGATAGAAGCCACGCAATTTACGGCTCCGGCCTGCCCTATTTATCAGAATGTAAGCACCTTTGCGGTAACCGACCCAAAAGAAATACAAAAGAACCTCGTCTTTCAATTAACCGCGCCAGTAAAGTGGACACAAAGTGTGCAAAATATGATTAAAGATGGTGGAACACGTTTTATTGAAGTAGGTCCGGGTAATGTATTACAGGGCTTGGTAAAGAAAATTAACCCGGAAGTCGAAACCGAAAAGGCTTCGTTTTAA
- a CDS encoding fructosamine kinase family protein yields the protein MNKLLQEIASQNHLQLSETVRLSGGDINDVFLLKCPSESYVVKLNCASKFPDLFEAEAKGLQLLTSTNSFKIPSVIAEGSFENSSYLLMEYIPSGKASAHFWTIFAEKLAALHGNTQQYFGLDHNNYIGNLPQTNKLKESPSEFYITQRLEPQLRLAETKGYSFSNMDAFFKNSTILVPNEPPSLIHGDLWNGNYMIDETGAPVLIDPAAAFAPREMDLAMMQLFGGFSDEVYFKYHEIFPLYEGFKERTSLWQLYYLLVHLNLFGSSYFSQVKAIIKKYS from the coding sequence GTGAATAAGCTACTTCAAGAAATAGCATCCCAAAATCATTTACAGCTTTCAGAAACTGTTCGCCTGAGCGGCGGTGACATTAACGATGTTTTTTTACTGAAATGTCCTTCTGAAAGTTATGTAGTAAAATTAAATTGTGCCTCAAAATTTCCCGACTTGTTCGAAGCCGAAGCCAAAGGACTACAACTTCTGACTTCGACCAACAGTTTTAAAATTCCCTCAGTTATTGCTGAAGGTAGCTTCGAAAACAGCTCGTATTTGTTGATGGAATATATTCCTTCAGGAAAAGCATCGGCACATTTTTGGACCATTTTTGCCGAAAAATTAGCCGCATTGCATGGCAATACGCAACAATATTTCGGACTTGATCACAACAATTATATTGGAAACTTACCACAGACTAATAAATTGAAGGAATCGCCTTCCGAATTCTATATTACACAGCGACTGGAACCGCAATTAAGGCTGGCGGAAACCAAAGGCTATTCCTTTTCCAATATGGACGCTTTTTTCAAAAACAGCACAATATTAGTCCCTAACGAGCCTCCTTCCTTAATTCATGGAGATTTATGGAATGGAAACTATATGATAGATGAAACCGGAGCTCCGGTTTTGATAGACCCTGCTGCTGCCTTTGCACCACGAGAAATGGATTTGGCGATGATGCAACTTTTTGGCGGATTTTCGGACGAGGTTTATTTCAAATATCACGAGATTTTTCCCTTGTATGAAGGATTTAAAGAACGTACTTCACTTTGGCAGTTGTATTACCTCCTGGTTCATCTTAATTTATTTGGCAGTAGTTATTTCTCGCAAGTGAAAGCTATAATTAAAAAGTATTCCTAG
- a CDS encoding dihydrofolate reductase has protein sequence MITMIAAAGENNELGKDNDLVWHLPDDFKRFKQLTTGHYIIMGRKTFESFPKPLPNRTHLVITRDENYSAQGAVVVHSLDEALIKASSDENPFIIGGGEIYKIGMDVADKIELTRVHATFTVDTYFPEIDPDIWELVSEIPHGKDERHKFAFTYQTWIRK, from the coding sequence ATGATTACAATGATAGCGGCGGCGGGCGAAAATAACGAATTGGGCAAAGACAACGATTTGGTTTGGCATTTACCCGATGACTTTAAACGCTTTAAGCAACTTACAACGGGGCATTACATTATTATGGGGCGCAAAACCTTCGAATCCTTCCCCAAACCCTTGCCCAACCGAACACACTTAGTGATTACCCGCGATGAAAATTACAGCGCGCAAGGTGCGGTGGTAGTTCATAGTCTGGATGAAGCATTGATTAAAGCTAGTAGTGATGAAAATCCTTTTATAATTGGTGGTGGTGAAATTTATAAAATAGGGATGGACGTGGCCGATAAAATAGAACTCACTCGTGTACATGCTACTTTTACCGTGGACACCTATTTTCCTGAAATTGACCCCGACATCTGGGAGCTGGTTTCTGAAATTCCTCACGGTAAAGACGAGCGTCACAAGTTTGCATTTACCTATCAAACCTGGATTCGTAAATAG
- a CDS encoding 2TM domain-containing protein, producing MFSKTKKTERIDPEQREQYEYARARIKQKKRLMQHFIVFLVGSVLLIIINPVLGVGKEFFIQNWFVWAILIWVFLFLIHVFNVFITNKFMGKEWETRQLEKLKAQQSARITELKKQAVQEVTVAEVKAARPDEFPDTDSLKKNNPSNPTAENEL from the coding sequence ATGTTTTCAAAAACTAAAAAAACCGAAAGAATTGACCCAGAACAGCGAGAACAATACGAATATGCGCGTGCAAGAATCAAACAGAAAAAAAGATTGATGCAGCATTTTATTGTATTTCTGGTAGGCTCGGTATTGCTTATCATTATTAATCCTGTTTTGGGCGTAGGAAAGGAATTTTTTATTCAAAACTGGTTTGTCTGGGCCATTTTAATTTGGGTCTTTCTATTCTTGATTCATGTTTTCAATGTGTTTATCACAAACAAATTCATGGGAAAAGAATGGGAAACCAGACAATTGGAGAAGTTAAAAGCACAACAATCAGCTCGAATAACCGAATTAAAAAAGCAAGCAGTGCAAGAAGTGACTGTTGCCGAAGTGAAAGCCGCTCGTCCGGATGAATTTCCTGATACAGATTCCTTAAAAAAAAACAATCCATCAAACCCAACAGCAGAGAACGAACTATGA
- a CDS encoding aminotransferase class V-fold PLP-dependent enzyme codes for MEDLRKEFPVLSKYIYLNTASSGLISKSLVSWRQSHDIALHKDASVFRDLHKEHIKSIRRTAGRFFGAAENEIALLPNYSFGLNTLLEGLPKSNKVLLLNKDYPSINWPFEQRGFQLCYTDIDENLENNILQAVAEHQPDVFAFSIVQYLNGIKLDFDFLKQLKAYHPNLLLVADGTQYLGTEVFNFSESPIDVLGASCYKWLLAGYGNGVFMIKTEAQSKIHPSTIGFNSADAVFGNRDEIPFMKHFEPGHQDTLNYGSLEQAILNLEAIGMEDVSEKIATLSKKAKLRFTELGLLEDAVVKRSKHSNIFNIKGDSALFQKLKEQKIICSERDKGIRVSFHFYNTEADLETLCKILS; via the coding sequence ATGGAAGATTTAAGAAAAGAATTCCCCGTTTTATCTAAGTATATCTACCTCAATACCGCCTCCAGTGGTTTAATTTCCAAATCGTTAGTTTCCTGGCGTCAATCGCATGACATTGCATTACATAAAGATGCAAGTGTTTTTAGAGATTTACACAAGGAACACATAAAAAGTATTCGCCGAACCGCCGGAAGGTTTTTTGGTGCTGCCGAAAATGAAATTGCCTTGCTTCCCAACTATTCATTTGGTTTGAATACGCTGTTGGAAGGCTTGCCGAAAAGTAATAAGGTATTATTATTAAATAAGGATTATCCTTCCATTAATTGGCCTTTCGAACAAAGAGGATTCCAGCTATGTTATACCGACATTGACGAAAATCTTGAAAATAATATTCTTCAGGCTGTCGCCGAACATCAACCCGATGTGTTTGCGTTTAGCATCGTACAATACTTAAACGGAATTAAATTGGATTTCGATTTTCTGAAGCAATTGAAGGCATATCACCCAAATTTGCTGCTTGTTGCAGATGGCACCCAATATTTAGGAACCGAAGTTTTTAATTTTTCTGAAAGCCCCATAGATGTGTTGGGCGCCAGTTGCTACAAATGGTTGTTGGCAGGCTACGGAAACGGAGTTTTTATGATTAAAACCGAAGCACAGTCAAAGATACATCCGTCCACCATCGGATTTAATTCAGCTGATGCAGTTTTTGGTAATCGGGATGAAATTCCATTTATGAAACATTTTGAACCGGGGCATCAGGATACCTTAAATTATGGAAGTCTGGAACAGGCTATTTTAAACTTGGAGGCGATTGGGATGGAGGATGTTTCGGAAAAAATTGCGACACTCTCAAAAAAGGCGAAACTGCGATTTACCGAACTGGGACTCTTGGAAGATGCTGTTGTAAAACGAAGCAAACACTCAAATATTTTTAATATTAAAGGGGATTCCGCGCTGTTTCAGAAATTAAAAGAACAAAAAATTATTTGTTCCGAAAGGGATAAAGGAATTCGAGTGAGTTTTCACTTTTACAACACAGAAGCGGATCTTGAAACGCTTTGCAAAATACTATCCTGA
- a CDS encoding DUF3124 domain-containing protein — protein MNYLVILICVLGFMGCENPVVVRQQIPPPNNWAERAAVTTIHDSLLEKGSTYLPVYSEIYQRNQNFTFDLTATVSIRNISLKDTVYLSKADYYNTHGELIRSYFDKPVFVKPMETIEIVVNEDDKAGGTGANFVFDWAVKKNSLIPFFEAVMISTTGQQGLSFTTQGIRKK, from the coding sequence ATGAACTATTTGGTCATACTGATATGTGTTTTAGGGTTTATGGGATGTGAAAATCCTGTGGTGGTGAGGCAACAAATTCCTCCGCCCAATAACTGGGCTGAAAGAGCTGCCGTAACTACAATTCATGACAGTCTTTTGGAAAAAGGAAGTACCTATCTCCCTGTTTATTCCGAAATCTATCAGCGAAATCAAAATTTCACCTTCGATCTCACGGCGACCGTTAGTATTCGAAATATAAGTCTGAAGGACACAGTATATCTGTCGAAAGCAGATTACTACAATACACATGGCGAACTTATTAGATCTTATTTTGACAAACCTGTATTTGTTAAGCCCATGGAAACCATCGAAATTGTCGTGAATGAGGACGATAAAGCAGGTGGAACCGGCGCAAATTTTGTTTTCGATTGGGCTGTAAAAAAGAACAGTCTCATTCCCTTTTTTGAAGCCGTAATGATTTCTACTACGGGGCAACAGGGATTGTCATTTACTACACAGGGCATTCGAAAAAAATAG
- a CDS encoding L-histidine N(alpha)-methyltransferase: MTLATAIQLDTAFKKDVYKGLTSRPKFLYSKYIYDKAGDKLFQDIMAMPEYYLTNCEFEILSAHVAQIATLFGKSSEGFDLIELGAGDGKKTKILLKYLSNKDTHFVYKPIDISVNAIDGLSLTLSKELPNIDVEGETGEYFEVLERLQNYHSRKKVIMLLGSNIGNLLHERAINFLTSLQEVMSREDLLFVGFDKKKNPQTILDAYNDPTGVTAAFNKNLLVRINKELGGNFDSSKFKHWETYNPETGTAKSYLVATEAQKVLIKDIDLEVHFEKWETIHTEISQKYDEQTVEWLANKSGLEIVTSFSDEKAYYTNYVFQKKNL; the protein is encoded by the coding sequence ATGACACTAGCAACAGCAATACAACTCGACACCGCATTTAAAAAAGATGTCTATAAAGGATTAACAAGTAGGCCTAAATTTCTGTATTCAAAATACATTTATGACAAGGCCGGAGATAAGCTGTTTCAGGATATTATGGCGATGCCCGAATACTATCTCACCAATTGTGAATTTGAAATTTTATCTGCCCACGTAGCCCAGATAGCAACCCTTTTCGGAAAAAGTTCGGAAGGGTTTGATCTTATCGAATTGGGTGCCGGAGATGGAAAAAAGACAAAGATATTGCTGAAATATCTCTCCAATAAAGACACTCATTTTGTTTATAAACCTATTGATATTAGCGTGAATGCAATTGACGGACTGTCATTGACATTATCGAAAGAACTTCCAAACATTGATGTTGAAGGAGAAACAGGGGAGTATTTTGAAGTATTGGAGCGGCTTCAAAATTACCATTCGCGTAAAAAGGTTATTATGCTTCTCGGTTCCAACATTGGAAATTTACTTCACGAGCGTGCCATCAACTTTTTAACCAGCTTACAGGAAGTCATGAGCCGGGAGGATTTGCTCTTTGTAGGTTTCGACAAAAAGAAGAATCCGCAGACCATTTTGGACGCTTATAATGACCCCACGGGAGTTACAGCTGCTTTTAATAAGAATTTGTTAGTGCGTATCAATAAGGAGCTTGGCGGAAATTTTGACAGTTCTAAATTTAAGCATTGGGAGACTTATAATCCCGAAACCGGTACGGCAAAAAGTTATTTGGTTGCTACCGAAGCTCAAAAAGTGTTGATAAAAGATATCGATCTGGAAGTTCATTTTGAGAAATGGGAAACGATACACACCGAAATTTCTCAAAAATACGATGAGCAAACCGTTGAATGGTTAGCCAATAAAAGTGGTTTGGAAATCGTCACATCTTTTTCGGACGAAAAGGCTTATTACACCAATTATGTTTTTCAGAAAAAAAACCTGTAA